A window from Garra rufa chromosome 14, GarRuf1.0, whole genome shotgun sequence encodes these proteins:
- the LOC141285091 gene encoding transmembrane protein 199-like, protein MASSVKIGEKFREKARDLLERQSGVSEELKEELKSLTDQSILPFKTVRKLHTLLQENGHPVYLHELFEDSSLHLPEVITPPRNPQLVARLEKIKAKLANEEYKRITRNVNPQEMNHHGTLADFGRQVRSVKAVVVTVFNFLVTIIAAFACSYLGSQYIFTETAARVIAAVIAASVVGLAELYVLVRTMEGELGEP, encoded by the exons ATGGCTTCTTCGGTTAAAATCGGAGAGAAATTTCGGGAAAAAGCGAGAGATTTACTGGAGAGACAATCTGGCGTGTCAGAAGAGCTGAAGGAAGAATTGAAATCTCTGACAGATCAGTCCATCTTACCATTCAAGACTGTGAGAAAACTACACACGCTTCTTCAGGAAAATG GACATCCAGTGTATCTTCATGAGCTGTTTGAGGACAGCTCACTTCATCTTCCAGAAGTCATCACACCTCCGAGG AACCCTCAGCTGGTTGCCCGCCTAGAAAAAATTAAAGCAAAACTCGCCAATGAAGAATACAAGAGAATAACACGGAATGTAAATCCACAG GAAATGAATCATCATGGAACTTTAGCAGATTTTGGACGACAAG TGCGGTCCGTGAAGGCAGTTGTTGTTACTGTATTCAACTTCCTGGTAACTATAATTGCGGCATTTGCCTGTTCATATCTGGGCAGCCAGTATATCTTCACTGAGACAGCAGCG AGAGTAATAGCTGCAGTAATTGCAGCATCTGTTGTCGGTCTTGCTGAGCTTTATGTTCTGGTCCGGACTATGGAGGGAGAACTTGGAGAGCCCTGA